The following are from one region of the Ischnura elegans chromosome 12, ioIscEleg1.1, whole genome shotgun sequence genome:
- the LOC124168983 gene encoding predicted GPI-anchored protein 58 — protein MSVFASRSAKLRATVPYVAGPPTTAVNMIAKSVAIILCTVAVACTAAPQASRFPAGIDPQACPNYPDCDNVALAASISAQAQQQQYAAAPYSAPYSGQYSAPQPAPYNPQPQQYSAPSYPTYSQPAPAAPRAAEGYPAGVDARVCPNYPYCGPTPAHVPAAPQNYAAPQNYAAPPPANNWAAPQNQYAAPQNQYAAPQNQYSAPASGPGTNWAVQSLSGWPNSQAAQNNWAAPAPQNAWAAPAAQSNWNAPAPAQPAAAQYPAGVDPNVCPNYPYCS, from the exons ATGTCCGTTTTCGCCAGCAGATCAGCGAAGCTTCGAGCCACAGTGCCTTACGTCGCAGGTCCCCCAACAACAGCCGTCAACATGATCGCCAAATCG GTCGCCATCATCCTCTGCACAGTTGCCGTTGCGTGCACTGCCGCCCCTCAAGCCTCCAGATTCCCCGCTGGGATTGACCCTCAGGCCTGCCCTAACTACCCCGACTGTGACAACGTAGCTCTCGCTGCAAGCATCTCCGCCCAAGCTCAACAGCAGCAGTACGCCGCCGCACCCTACTCCGCCCCCTACTCTGGACAATACTCTGCTCCCCAGCCCGCACCCTATAACCCACAACCCCAGCAATATTCCGCTCCTTCCTACCCCACCTACTCCCAGCCAGCTCCTGCCGCACCCAGGGCAGCTGAAGGCTATCCCGCCGGAGTTGACGCAAGAGTATGCCCCAACTACCCCTACTGCGGACCTACCCCTGCCCACGTCCCTGCCGCTCCCCAGAACTACGCCGCTCCCCAGAACTACGCTGCTCCCCCTCCCGCTAACAACTGGGCCGCACCCCAGAACCAGTACGCCGCTCCCCAGAACCAGTATGCTGCTCCCCAGAACCAGTACTCTGCACCCGCCTCTGGACCCGGCACCAACTGGGCTGTCCAGTCCCTCAGCGGTTGGCCCAACTCCCAGGCAGCTCAGAACAACTGGGCCGCTCCCGCACCCCAGAATGCCTGGGCCGCACCCGCTGCTCAGAGCAACTGGAATGCCCCAGCACCTGCACAGCCGGCCGCAGCACAGTACCCCGCCGGTGTTGATCCCAATGTTTGCCCCAACTACCCCTACTGCAGTTAA